A single window of Methylacidimicrobium sp. AP8 DNA harbors:
- a CDS encoding alpha/beta hydrolase, with protein sequence MLEGEAMGKEENAAEILASQSAADRPHPLVAAVFPGGTKRFLAAVGLLGLLAALFAGLKWYIDSLARVAVTVPPHSFLSITPALAGIPYEDWRITSEDGLQLAAWFVPPEGTPTKPPLIVVHGLGASKEFQINYIVLGHRLGFPVLAVDLRGHGQSERTITTLGWKEPDDLKAWTDRLAGKGLSHPLVWGTSLGAVTALRFASEDPRVAGVIADAPFDNLRNSMAVHARLFFGLPAFPFVDLVSWELERLYSLDPSKVDCVEAARHIHAPILVLAAEEDRRMPVDVVHKIYDAAPEPKRWWVIPHASHEERTFASDFRRVVTDFLEFAAAYPATAR encoded by the coding sequence GTGCTCGAGGGCGAGGCGATGGGCAAGGAGGAGAACGCAGCGGAAATTTTAGCCTCTCAGTCGGCCGCGGACCGGCCGCACCCCCTGGTTGCGGCTGTTTTCCCCGGCGGGACGAAGCGCTTCCTCGCGGCGGTAGGGCTTCTCGGTCTGCTCGCGGCGCTCTTCGCCGGGCTCAAGTGGTACATCGACTCTCTGGCCCGAGTCGCGGTCACCGTCCCCCCGCACAGCTTCCTTAGCATCACCCCCGCCCTGGCCGGCATCCCCTACGAAGACTGGCGGATCACAAGCGAAGACGGACTCCAGCTGGCGGCCTGGTTCGTTCCGCCCGAGGGCACCCCGACCAAGCCCCCGCTCATCGTGGTGCACGGACTCGGAGCCAGCAAGGAATTCCAGATCAACTACATCGTGTTAGGACACCGGCTCGGTTTCCCTGTGCTCGCCGTCGACCTCCGGGGTCACGGGCAGAGCGAGAGGACCATAACCACCCTCGGGTGGAAAGAGCCGGATGATCTCAAGGCCTGGACGGATCGATTGGCCGGCAAGGGGCTCTCGCATCCGCTGGTGTGGGGAACCTCCCTCGGTGCGGTCACGGCCTTGCGTTTCGCTTCCGAGGACCCGCGGGTAGCTGGGGTGATCGCGGACGCCCCCTTCGACAACCTGCGCAACTCGATGGCCGTCCACGCCCGGCTCTTCTTCGGCCTTCCCGCCTTTCCTTTTGTCGATCTCGTCTCCTGGGAGCTCGAGCGGCTCTATTCCCTCGACCCGAGCAAGGTCGACTGCGTGGAAGCCGCTCGGCACATTCATGCGCCGATTCTTGTCCTCGCGGCCGAGGAAGACCGCCGGATGCCGGTCGACGTCGTGCATAAGATCTACGATGCTGCGCCGGAGCCGAAACGGTGGTGGGTGATTCCTCATGCCTCCCACGAGGAGCGGACCTTTGCCTCCGACTTCCGCCGTGTCGTCACCGATTTCCTCGAATTTGCGGCCGCCTATCCGGCGACCGCCCGCTGA
- the accB gene encoding acetyl-CoA carboxylase biotin carboxyl carrier protein, with protein MDTKEIAELIELMAKGNLSELEVEREGFRIRLRKEPPPAAAHPHIVYPSHAALVPPEKLKELAAPAAETIREIRSPMVGVFYRSPSPDSAPYVEVGQEVNENTVVCIIEAMKVMNEIKAEMRGIITEVLAENGKPVDFDRPLFRVRPLP; from the coding sequence ATGGATACGAAAGAAATTGCCGAACTGATCGAGTTGATGGCCAAAGGGAACCTTTCGGAGCTCGAGGTGGAGCGCGAGGGATTCCGGATACGGCTCCGAAAGGAACCGCCGCCGGCCGCGGCCCACCCCCATATCGTCTATCCTTCCCACGCCGCGCTCGTCCCGCCCGAAAAGCTCAAGGAGCTGGCAGCGCCCGCGGCCGAAACCATCCGCGAGATCCGTTCCCCCATGGTCGGCGTTTTCTACCGTTCTCCCTCGCCCGACTCGGCCCCCTACGTCGAGGTTGGCCAGGAGGTCAACGAAAACACGGTCGTCTGCATTATCGAGGCGATGAAGGTCATGAACGAGATCAAGGCCGAGATGCGCGGCATTATCACCGAGGTCCTCGCCGAAAACGGCAAGCCGGTGGACTTCGACCGTCCCCTCTTTCGGGTTCGCCCGTTGCCTTAG